Proteins from one Chaetodon auriga isolate fChaAug3 chromosome 19, fChaAug3.hap1, whole genome shotgun sequence genomic window:
- the trim32 gene encoding E3 ubiquitin-protein ligase TRIM32 — MAAASSPLDPDLMREVLECPICLETYNQEQMRPKLLQCGHTVCRQCLEKLLANTINGVRCPFCSKVSRMSSISQLADNLTVLKILDCTTSCSAAAAALMCKSCCNRLPRQYCHDCATVLCELCKEDGHLHQGHSVQPIRVAAEQRRKELGGKLTALRDVMGEIQKKKTAIENINKSLRLKYQAVQQDYAKAELRLQEELRRSRKTFTASMAEVEKLNGQVLEEQTYLLNIAEVKVVSRCDYLTMLVRQSDIALLKDDGGGRDDDDEDLDLRSSLPTMFQLQEPELVRTEHSKPVEVGQVTTNTYTVNTDDEELEIAIEGDVEVGAVGATGGAAGVPVDLYRDIDMVAAVEEAVCGSPGSFKSKSMDAGGGSPGGAAASAGPPACQFVKKMGCKGTLPGMFNLPVSICVTPHGEVLVADRGNYRIQIFNRKGFQREIRRNASSIDNFVLSFLGADLPNLIPLSIAVTPQGLIGVTDNYDNSVKVYTMDGQCVACHKNQLIKPWGITAMPSGQFVVSDVEGGKLWCLAVDRNVGVVSYNRLCSAVRPKFVTCDAAGTVYFTQGLALNFEKRHNEPHLEGGFSIGSVDSDGQLGKQLSHFFSETEDFRCITGMCVDANGDLLVTDSGRKEILQFPKEGGFKILIQEGLTCPVGVATTQKGQLLVLDCWDHCVKVYTYIQRRHSSTS; from the coding sequence ATGGCGGCGGCATCTTCCCCCCTGGACCCAGATCTAATGAGAGAGGTGCTTGAATGCCCCATCTGCCTGGAGACCTACAACCAGGAACAAATGAGACCCAAACTCCTGCAGTGTGGTCACACAGTGTGCCGGCAGTGTCTAGAGAAGCTTTTGGCTAACACTATCAATGGTGTGCGCTGCCCTTTCTGTAGCAAGGTCTCCCGTATGAGCAGTATCTCCCAGCTGGCCGATAATCTCACTGTGCTCAAGATCCTAGATTGTACTACATCCTGCAGTGCCGCTGCTGCCGCCCTAATGTGCAAATCCTGCTGCAACCGCCTACCACGACAGTACTGCCATGATTGTGCCACAGTCCTCTGTGAGCTCTGCAAAGAAGACGGCCACCTGCATCAAGGCCATTCAGTCCAGCCGATAAGGGTGGCTGCTGAACAGCGTCGCAAAGAACTGGGTGGCAAGCTGACTGCTCTGCGTGATGTTATGGGGGAAATtcagaagaaaaagacagctATTGAAAACATTAACAAGTCATTGAGACTAAAATACCAGGCAGTGCAGCAGGACTATGCTAAAGCTGAGCTACGTCTTCAAGAGGAGCTCAGGCGGTCCCGAAAGACATTCACAGCTTCCATGGCAGAAGTGGAAAAGCTAAATGGGCAGGTCCTGGAGGAGCAGACATATCTCCTCAACATTGCAGAGGTAAAAGTGGTGTCACGCTGTGATTATCTTACAATGCTAGTGAGGCAGAGCGATATTGCTTTGCTAAAGGATGATGGCGGAGgtcgtgatgatgatgacgaagaCCTGGATCTGAGGAGCAGCTTGCCCACCATGTTTCAGCTGCAAGAGCCAGAGCTGGTCAGAACAGAGCACTCTAAACCTGTCGAAGTGGGCCAAGTGACCACAAATACTTATACTGTCAATACAGACGATGAGGAGTTGGAGATTGCAATTGAGGGTGATGTAGAGGTTGGGGCAGTAGGGGCTACGGGTGGTGCAGCAGGGGTCCCAGTGGATCTTTACCGAGACATTGACATGGTTGCAGCTGTAGAGGAGGCAGTATGTGGTTCACCTGGCAGCTTTAAGTCAAAGTCCATGGATGCAGGTGGGGGATCACCCGGAGGAGCTGCTGCAAGTGCAGGGCCCCCAGCCTGCCAGTTTGTGAAGAAGATGGGTTGCAAGGGAACTCTACCTGGCATGTTCAATTTACCAGTCAGCATCTGTGTAACACCACACGGTGAGGTCCTGGTGGCTGACCGTGGCAACTACCGCATCCAGATATTTAATCGCAAAGGTTTCCAGCGTGAAATCCGCCGCAATGCCAGTAGCATTGACAACTTTGTCCTGAGCTTCCTTGGGGCTGACCTGCCTAACCTCATCCCCTTGTCCATTGCTGTCACTCCTCAAGGCCTGATAGGGGTCACTGACAACTATGATAACTCAGTTAAAGTCTACACTATGGATGGACAGTGTGTGGCCTGCCATAAGAACCAGCTGATTAAACCCTGGGGTATTACTGCCATGCCATCAGGTCAGTTCGTGGTGTCAGATGTGGAAGGTGGCAAGCTGTGGTGTCTAGCAGTGGACCGCAATGTTGGTGTGGTCAGCTACAACCGATTGTGCTCTGCTGTGCGGCCAAAGTTTGTGACTTGTGATGCAGCTGGAACGGTCTATTTCACCCAGGGCCTGGCCCTGAACTTTGAGAAACGCCATAATGAGCCCCACCTGGAGGGTGGCTTCTCTATTGGCTCAGTGGATAGCGATGGCCAGCTAGGCAAGCAGCTCAGCCATTTCTTCTCAGAGACAGAGGACTTCCGCTGTATCACTGGCATGTGTGTGGACGCCAATGGGGATTTGCTGGTAACGGACAGTGGCAGGAAAGAAATCCTCCAGTTTCCCAAAGAGGGTGGATTCAAAATTCTCATCCAGGAAGGGCTGACCTGCCCTGTAGGAGTGGCCACCACCCAGAAAGGACAACTGCTGGTGCTGGATTGTTGGGACCACTGTGTCAAAGTCTACACTTACATCCAGAGGAGGCACTCCTCCACATCCTAA